Below is a genomic region from Panthera tigris isolate Pti1 chromosome E1, P.tigris_Pti1_mat1.1, whole genome shotgun sequence.
CCAGAAATTCCCTTGCCAGCCAACTAACAGGGGCTGCTCTAAGAGAACTCCAGAGGAATGAGAAAACCAAGGGCTAAGCAGGgagcagacagaaggagagaagaatgaatcggaaaaaaaatcaagctaatCCTACCTCCAACATCCTCCTAGCAGGAGCTCCAGCAGGAAGAATAAAAGAAGGTAATCCACAAAGACACAGCCCTTACTTAGAAACTCTTCTGACAAAGACAGCAAGACAAGTCTGCTCCCCACTCCCACACACCACAGACAAACACGTCTCAGGGCCCCTTAAagaatccaccccccaccccaccctttgCCCCAAGCCGTGAAATCACAGTTCAGTGGAATATTCTCCCTGGTACTAGATCAATCCCCCTACCTCCTTcctatccctctctccctgccaatCTTAATGCCGCCCCCCCTGCAGCCCCCCTGGCCCTCCCAAAGCAGCATCCGCTGCCAGGAGGAGGCTGCTACATTTACTTCCACCTCCAGAAACCAatttccttccccagccctcctAGGCTTACAGACTTTGTGGagggctttttattttatatagggagagaaagagaagagggaggagtggGAGAGACTTTCTAGTGCAatacaaccaaagaaaaaaattttaagtcttgaaaaataaacataaagcagCCTTCTTCCCCAGGCAACTAAACAGAAagaagtttggttttgtttactgCGACATACACATGAAATCGAGTATACAGTCCATGCAGTAGCACAGCCATTGGAGAGGACATCCTGATGCTGGCCCCAGTGCAAAACAGTCCCAGCAACGCCGCCTGCTTGCCATCGCTGCCGCCGCCACTGACACCTTCACTGTGGCCACCTAGCCTGACTTGAAGAGGAGGATTGCAACTTGACCCAAGTAAAAATAGATGAAGTGCTTTGTCTCGTGTGTAACATAGCTGCCAAAATTTCGGCCCACGATACAATGCCAGGTAGGGTTATATTTCTTGTCAAATTcctaaaagaagaataaaagggagagaagaaaggtgaTTAGGACAGCTGGAAGATGAGAAATCAGAATAGGAATCTGATTAATTTAGTTATCATCCCCCACCTACCCCTAGCCCATGGCCTCAGCTCCCCAAACCTCAGGAGCTCAGGTTAAGGCTGGCTAGGACACTCCTTCCTTCATTAATAATGGAACACCGCAAAGGCTCTGTTATTTCTCTCTAGCACTTTACACCCCGATCATCTCCCCTCCTCCTAGCTACCCTACTCCATAGCCCACCCTGTGATTCTTTAGCAAAGGAGTCAGGGAAGCCAGAGGCATAAACGACCACTCCAGAGTCACGCAGCATGTGGAAAACAGAAGAGCCTCCCTGACTGGACACCCATTGCCTCCCACATTATTAAACCAGCATTTCCAAATGCCAAGAAGCAAGACCCTACAGCCAAAGTCAGGAGTACCAGGAAGCAGTTCTTTGTAAGTCAACATTAAACCCAttcctatgtgccagacaccatgTGGGCTGTAAGATGCAGAACAAGGACATCGGCCAGGAGATCAAGGCAATTTCCTTCACTTCTCTCAAGGGCACAAGTTCAGCACCAAAGCAACCTAGGAAATCCTTATGACCTAATCAGACAGGCAATTCCCGGTCACTCCATGCAtgcagcaggaaacagatggctgAGTAGATGCACCCTGCCATGCAGCAGCCCTCCACCATGGGCCTAGC
It encodes:
- the DYNLL2 gene encoding dynein light chain 2, cytoplasmic, whose product is MSDRKAVIKNADMSEDMQQDAVDCATQAMEKYNIEKDIAAYIKKEFDKKYNPTWHCIVGRNFGSYVTHETKHFIYFYLGQVAILLFKSG